CAAATTATGGACGAGAGAGGAGATATTGCCCTATCTTGAGCAATTTAGCCTAGTGGTGATTGATGAAGCCTTTATGGACTTTTTAACGCCCTCTCAGGAGCAAAGCTTAATTCCACTAATTGAGGATTATCCCAATCTAGTTATTTTGCGTTCCTTAACTAAATTTTACTGTCTACCTGGATTAAGAATCGGCTATGCGATCGCCCATCCTGAAAGATTACAAAAATGGCAAAAGTGGCGCGATCCTTGGTCAGTCAATACCCTAGCAGCAGCAGCAACCGCAGCAGCACTACAGGATAAAAAGTTTCAGCAACAGACTTGGAACTGGTTGCAACCAGCGCGATCGCAATTATTTGAACAGCTAGAAGCCATACCAGGCATCCAGCCTTTAGCCAGCGCGGTTAATTATCTGCTGGTTAAAACAGAGTCGGCGACGGAATTACAGCAGAAGTTGCTAGTCAATTATCAAATTGTAATTCGAGACTGTATCAGCTTTCCTGAGTTGGGCGATCGCTATTTTCGCATTGCGGTACGTTTACCCGCAGAGAATGATCGCTTAGTCCAAGCCATTGCTGCTATGGTTTAATTTGGGTCATGACTTGTGACTTCCGATTCTTGTAAGGGCGATTTGTGAGGTAGCTATTTCATTCTTACTAGCCAGAGAATAAATTCTCTGTCTCATACCTTAAGTCCGTTTAAACGGACTTGACATCTTAGCCAAGCTCGCGCGTTCCCTAGATGAGTAAAACTCATCGGGGTCGCTCGCCAAATTGATTTCTTGGTGCATGATAATTTAGCATGAAATAGCCCTGCTTCTAACTTGACAACATGGCAGTAGACTATGATTTGGTAATAATTGGTAGTAGTTGGGCGGGTATATATGCTGCCCAAATTGCTGTGCAGCTTCAGGCACGTGTTGCTTTGGTGACTCAGGGTGCTACAAATTATTTACCTAATGACACTTTAGTCAATCAAAATCTGAGTGAGGTAGGACGTTTAAACTATCAACTGGCTAATAATCCCTTTGCCACGGCATCAGAAACGCAATTCCCTTATGTTTCTCTCGCTGAAGCTAGTAACTGGGCAAAAGGAATTAATCAAGTCCAAACCAGCAATTCGCTATCTAGCCTGTCTGCTTTAGGAGTTGATGTAATCCAAGGCAAAGGGGAATTTTGCCGTTTACCAAATTTGGCGTTTAATGTGGGTAAGAGAAAATTGCGATCGCGTAATTTTTTACTGGCTACAGGTTCTAATTTTGTCCCTCAATCCTCAGAAGCTAACATTATTAATGACTGTTTGACTCTACGAGACTTAGGCAATCAGGATTTATCTGAATTACCTGACAAGATAATTATTATTGGTAGCGATCCGACTGCTTTAGAGTTGACTCAAGCTTTAGCCCGATTTAAAAAGCAGATTACTTTAGTTGTTCAGCAGCCAAGAATATTACCTCAAGAAGATTTAGATATTGCCATCTTGATTCAGGCGCAGTTAGAAGCCGAAGGAGTTGAGATCTATACTAATTCTAAAATTAGCCAGATTAAGGTAATTAATGGGCAAAAATGGATACAGGCAGGCGATCGCGCTTTGTCAGCCAATGAGATAATTATGGCTGATTACCGTCAGCCTAATATTGCAGGTTTGAATCTAGCGGGAGTAAATGTTAAATATGATTTACAAAAGGTTTATGTCAATCAGAAGCTACAAACTACTAATCCCCATATTTATGCCTGTGGTGATTTAATTGGTGGTTATA
This DNA window, taken from Pleurocapsa sp. FMAR1, encodes the following:
- the cobD gene encoding threonine-phosphate decarboxylase CobD, with translation MNRPQHGGNLNWAASIAGCPVSALIDFSASINPLGTPPSAIAAIVNSTSQLNAYPDPEYPELRSHLAEHHQIDPKFILPGNGSAELLTWAGRELAQQNFTYLITPAFSDYARALNAFGGKILSCPLSLIRLTQCDRTSPPSPPNLGGRRIKSPPLAPRHAPTLPIPVDVHPQSGLLLNNPHNPTGKLWTREEILPYLEQFSLVVIDEAFMDFLTPSQEQSLIPLIEDYPNLVILRSLTKFYCLPGLRIGYAIAHPERLQKWQKWRDPWSVNTLAAAATAAALQDKKFQQQTWNWLQPARSQLFEQLEAIPGIQPLASAVNYLLVKTESATELQQKLLVNYQIVIRDCISFPELGDRYFRIAVRLPAENDRLVQAIAAMV
- a CDS encoding dihydrolipoyl dehydrogenase family protein, with the protein product MAVDYDLVIIGSSWAGIYAAQIAVQLQARVALVTQGATNYLPNDTLVNQNLSEVGRLNYQLANNPFATASETQFPYVSLAEASNWAKGINQVQTSNSLSSLSALGVDVIQGKGEFCRLPNLAFNVGKRKLRSRNFLLATGSNFVPQSSEANIINDCLTLRDLGNQDLSELPDKIIIIGSDPTALELTQALARFKKQITLVVQQPRILPQEDLDIAILIQAQLEAEGVEIYTNSKISQIKVINGQKWIQAGDRALSANEIIMADYRQPNIAGLNLAGVNVKYDLQKVYVNQKLQTTNPHIYACGDLIGGYSLPNVAQYEVNLVLKNTLFFPWYKTNYNSVPWAVLTQPNLARVGLNESQAKQEYGEDIYVVREYFNNLTQAQILDKTTGLCKLLVRANGEILGCSLVGDRAAELIAIVALMIQNKIRLDCNPMRGLTSVSIPTIYPTMSEILHQASNNFYLQKLQRHPKLLNRLRTWFSIRKQ